The Candidatus Jordarchaeales archaeon genome includes a window with the following:
- a CDS encoding (5-formylfuran-3-yl)methyl phosphate synthase — MKLLVSPIDEVEALEAVAGGADIIDVKNPSEGSLGANFPWVIRRVRKVVPRSVEVSATVGDVPFKPGTIALAALGAAVCGVDYVKVGLYGVSRFEDAVYLSKQVVRAVKEFSPAVKVVIAGYADAARVGAIDPFLIPAVVEEAGADVAMVDTAVKDGNSLVDLWGESGITRFVSLAKSRGLSVALAGSLRKEELPLIAKLGADIVGVRGAACDGNDRLRGRITSSKVRELVEVVRGACPRCVGI; from the coding sequence GTGAAGCTTCTAGTGAGTCCTATTGATGAAGTTGAGGCCTTAGAGGCCGTTGCAGGAGGCGCAGACATCATAGACGTTAAGAATCCTTCGGAGGGATCTCTTGGAGCTAACTTTCCTTGGGTTATCCGGAGGGTGCGCAAAGTTGTTCCAAGAAGCGTTGAGGTGAGCGCTACAGTTGGTGATGTGCCTTTCAAGCCGGGTACAATTGCCCTTGCGGCTTTGGGGGCTGCAGTTTGTGGTGTAGACTACGTGAAAGTTGGTCTTTACGGTGTAAGTAGGTTTGAGGATGCAGTCTACTTGTCTAAGCAAGTTGTTAGGGCGGTTAAGGAATTTAGCCCAGCTGTCAAGGTAGTTATAGCCGGATACGCTGATGCAGCGAGGGTTGGTGCAATAGACCCGTTTTTAATCCCGGCGGTTGTTGAGGAGGCTGGCGCCGACGTTGCTATGGTTGACACTGCGGTTAAGGATGGCAACAGTTTAGTTGACCTTTGGGGGGAAAGTGGGATAACTCGGTTCGTTTCACTTGCAAAGAGTAGAGGGTTAAGTGTTGCCCTAGCTGGATCTCTTCGAAAAGAAGAGCTACCGTTGATTGCTAAGCTGGGAGCAGACATAGTCGGAGTGAGGGGGGCCGCGTGTGATGGAAATGATAGGTTGAGGGGACGTATAACAAGTTCGAAGGTGAGGGAACTAGTTGAGGTAGTTAGGGGGGCTTGTCCAAGGTGCGTGGGGATCTGA
- the cdhA gene encoding CO dehydrogenase/acetyl-CoA synthase complex subunit alpha, protein MKLRAEWRAIMVRPAAKIKADSLSTGMASFKNLEMYIGEIIEEEEEWEPQGPMPFPNLLTTRNWAHTLLKRYKPFYAPFCDKCCLCTFGHCDLTAGKRGACGINIGDQQGRIVLLACLIGCSAHAGHARHMLDELIRRYGPDYPINLGDDIAVEAPITRTVCGIRPKTLRDFIPVLDYVQEQVLHCLSATHTGQESNFLDFEAKALHIGLMDTLAMEVADIIQITTLGFPKGDPEAPLVEIGMGVVDLEKPVILVIGHNVIPSVGIIDYLREHGLEDNVEVAGICCTAWDITRYDARYKIVGTISKQLRYIRSGAPDVVMVDEQCIRTDVLLEARKVKAAFIATTDKNIGGLPDRTNDPVDAIVEDLVKGALSQTNNGVFISDPEKAGEVAVKVAMKLAPLRKKYKIIPDKEELVKLASKCTLCHTCQRACPEDLPTGYAVKAAAEGNLNKLADLYEACVSCNRCSQVCPQDIPVHDLIVKAAEKQIKEDKYKVRTGRGPIRDTEIRTVGSPIVLGEIPGVIAYVGCANYPNGHKDLIEMAEEFLKRRYIVVASGCAAMDLGRYRDEEGLTLYEKYPGVFDAGGLVNVGSCVANSHIVGAAVKIASIFARRNLRGNFEEIADYILNRVGAVGVAWGAYSQKAASIATGVNMWGIPVIVGPHGAKYRRQYLGRSDIDDDWYVYNARTGEKVYVGPTPEHLIVVAETKEECIVLTAKLCLRPNDTTKGRQIKLSHYIDLTRKYLGKEWPDDIHKFIRVEGDIPITYKEDLLRELKDRGWKPTEIPDPTLLPRLVRKK, encoded by the coding sequence TTGAAGTTGAGAGCTGAGTGGAGGGCTATAATGGTTAGGCCTGCCGCGAAGATAAAGGCCGACTCACTGAGCACAGGGATGGCTTCGTTCAAGAACCTCGAAATGTACATAGGAGAGATAATTGAAGAAGAGGAAGAGTGGGAACCGCAGGGACCAATGCCGTTCCCTAACTTGCTCACCACTAGAAACTGGGCGCACACTCTTTTAAAACGTTACAAACCGTTTTACGCACCATTCTGTGACAAATGCTGTCTATGTACCTTCGGCCATTGTGACCTAACTGCCGGTAAGAGGGGTGCCTGCGGAATAAACATTGGAGATCAGCAAGGACGCATAGTCCTTTTGGCGTGTCTTATCGGTTGCTCTGCCCACGCTGGACACGCCAGACACATGCTTGATGAGCTAATCCGCAGATACGGGCCGGACTATCCAATAAACCTGGGCGACGATATAGCTGTCGAGGCACCGATAACGAGGACTGTTTGTGGGATTAGGCCGAAGACTCTCAGGGACTTCATTCCGGTACTCGATTATGTTCAAGAGCAAGTGCTTCACTGCTTGTCTGCAACTCACACAGGCCAGGAAAGCAATTTCCTCGATTTCGAAGCCAAAGCGCTCCACATCGGCTTGATGGACACTTTGGCGATGGAAGTAGCGGACATAATTCAAATAACAACCCTCGGGTTCCCGAAAGGGGATCCTGAAGCGCCTCTGGTTGAAATAGGTATGGGTGTAGTAGACCTTGAAAAGCCCGTGATACTGGTCATAGGGCACAACGTCATACCCTCAGTTGGCATAATAGATTACTTGCGTGAGCACGGTTTAGAAGACAATGTCGAAGTTGCAGGTATATGCTGCACGGCGTGGGATATTACGAGGTATGATGCAAGGTACAAGATTGTTGGTACAATAAGCAAGCAACTGAGGTACATTAGGTCTGGTGCACCCGACGTAGTCATGGTGGACGAGCAGTGCATACGAACTGACGTGCTCCTCGAAGCCAGGAAGGTTAAAGCTGCGTTCATAGCTACAACCGACAAGAATATCGGAGGGCTACCTGACAGAACGAACGACCCTGTTGACGCTATAGTGGAGGACTTGGTTAAGGGAGCGCTCAGCCAGACGAATAATGGCGTCTTCATATCTGACCCAGAGAAGGCTGGCGAAGTAGCTGTTAAGGTGGCGATGAAACTAGCACCCTTGAGGAAGAAATACAAGATAATACCCGACAAGGAGGAGCTTGTTAAGCTCGCCTCCAAGTGCACTCTCTGCCACACTTGCCAAAGGGCTTGTCCAGAAGATTTGCCAACCGGTTACGCCGTTAAAGCTGCTGCCGAAGGAAACCTCAACAAGCTTGCAGACTTGTATGAGGCGTGTGTCTCATGCAACAGGTGCAGCCAGGTTTGTCCACAAGATATACCTGTACACGACCTCATAGTTAAAGCGGCTGAGAAACAGATTAAGGAAGATAAGTACAAGGTGCGGACTGGGAGAGGGCCGATAAGAGACACTGAAATTAGAACTGTTGGCTCACCTATAGTGCTTGGCGAAATTCCAGGCGTTATAGCTTATGTTGGTTGTGCTAACTATCCAAACGGGCACAAGGACCTCATCGAGATGGCAGAGGAATTCCTGAAAAGAAGGTACATTGTGGTAGCCAGCGGTTGCGCTGCCATGGACCTAGGCAGGTACAGAGATGAGGAGGGATTAACACTTTACGAGAAGTATCCTGGCGTCTTTGACGCTGGAGGCCTAGTCAACGTTGGCTCATGTGTAGCGAACTCCCACATAGTCGGAGCCGCAGTGAAGATAGCAAGCATCTTTGCCAGAAGAAACCTAAGAGGAAACTTTGAGGAGATAGCAGACTACATTCTCAACCGTGTGGGCGCTGTCGGTGTAGCATGGGGCGCCTACTCGCAGAAAGCTGCAAGTATTGCAACTGGAGTCAACATGTGGGGTATACCAGTTATAGTTGGGCCGCACGGAGCCAAGTATAGGCGGCAGTACTTAGGCAGAAGCGATATCGACGACGACTGGTACGTGTACAACGCTAGGACGGGCGAAAAAGTTTACGTTGGACCGACACCTGAGCACTTGATAGTGGTAGCTGAGACAAAAGAGGAATGCATTGTTCTCACAGCCAAACTGTGCCTGAGACCAAACGACACGACTAAAGGAAGGCAGATTAAGCTAAGCCACTACATCGACCTCACCAGAAAGTATCTTGGCAAAGAGTGGCCAGACGACATCCACAAGTTCATCAGAGTGGAAGGCGACATTCCGATCACTTACAAGGAAGACCTCTTACGCGAGTTGAAAGATAGAGGCTGGAAGCCGACGGAAATCCCAGACCCAACGTTGTTGCCGAGACTCGTACGCAAGAAGTAA
- the fhcD gene encoding formylmethanofuran--tetrahydromethanopterin N-formyltransferase yields MVVIEDTFAEAFSLWAARVLITAASEKWARTAASVAAGYATSMIGCDAEAGIEKAVPASETPDGRPGVVVMFFAPKKNLDHVLLNRLGQCVLTCPTTAVFDAMPEPEEKLDTGAKMRYFGDGFQTKTELKGRTIHEIPVMEGVFKIEETLGIRKGVAGGNFMILAENWEKGLAAAEAAVEAIRKVDNVILPFPGGICRSGSKVGSLKYKFMKATTNHKLCPTLKGVVGDSEIPEGVGCVYEIVINGLTLDQVKQAMKEGIKAAIEMPGVVKITAGNYQGKLGKYFIYLKELGL; encoded by the coding sequence TTGGTCGTAATAGAAGATACCTTTGCCGAGGCGTTCAGCCTTTGGGCTGCCAGAGTTCTCATAACAGCTGCAAGTGAGAAATGGGCTAGAACTGCGGCGTCCGTGGCTGCAGGGTACGCGACGTCCATGATAGGGTGTGACGCCGAAGCTGGAATAGAAAAAGCTGTTCCGGCATCTGAAACCCCTGACGGTAGACCAGGCGTAGTGGTGATGTTTTTCGCCCCCAAGAAGAACCTCGACCACGTGCTTTTGAACAGACTGGGACAGTGTGTACTCACCTGTCCGACAACAGCTGTTTTTGACGCTATGCCAGAGCCCGAGGAGAAACTCGACACAGGGGCTAAAATGAGGTACTTCGGAGACGGGTTCCAAACGAAAACTGAACTTAAAGGGAGGACGATACACGAGATACCAGTCATGGAGGGAGTTTTTAAAATAGAGGAAACTTTAGGGATAAGGAAGGGTGTTGCGGGCGGAAACTTCATGATACTAGCGGAGAACTGGGAGAAGGGGCTGGCTGCAGCCGAGGCAGCTGTGGAAGCCATACGAAAGGTGGACAACGTTATACTCCCATTCCCTGGAGGAATATGCAGGAGCGGCAGCAAAGTAGGCTCGCTGAAGTACAAGTTCATGAAGGCGACAACCAACCACAAGTTGTGTCCGACTCTTAAGGGAGTTGTTGGGGACAGTGAGATACCAGAAGGGGTTGGCTGCGTCTATGAAATAGTGATAAACGGACTTACACTAGACCAAGTAAAACAAGCAATGAAAGAAGGAATTAAAGCGGCAATAGAGATGCCCGGTGTAGTTAAAATAACAGCTGGAAACTACCAGGGGAAACTGGGGAAGTACTTCATATACCTAAAGGAGCTCGGACTATAA